A window from Gallus gallus isolate bGalGal1 chromosome 7, bGalGal1.mat.broiler.GRCg7b, whole genome shotgun sequence encodes these proteins:
- the COL6A3 gene encoding collagen alpha-3(VI) chain isoform X3 yields MRKHRHLPLAAILGLLLSGFCSVGAQQQAAVRNVAVADIIFLVDSSWSIGKEHFQLVREFLYDVVKALDVGGNDFRFALVQFSGNPHTEFQLNTYPSNQDVLSHIANMPYMGGGSKTGKGLEYLIENHLTKAAGSRASEGVPQVIIVLTDGQSQDDVALPSSVLKSAHVNMIAVGVQDAVEGELKEIASRPFDTHLFNLENFTALHGIVGDLVASVRTSMTPEQAGAKGLVKDITAQESADLIFLIDGSDNIGSVNFQAIRDFLVNLIESLRVGAQQIHIGVVQYSDQPRTEFALNSYSTKADVLDAVKALSFRGGKEANTGAALEYVVENLFTQAGGSRIEEAVPQILVLISGGESSDDIREGLLAVKQASIFSFSIGVLNADSAELQQIATDGSFAFTALDIRNLAALRELLLPNIVGVAQRLILLEAPTIVTEVIEVNKKDIVFLIDGSTALGTGPFNSIRDFVAKIVQRLEVGPDLIQVAVAQYADTVRPEFYFNTHQNRKDVMANVKKMKLMGGTALNTGSALDFVRNNFFTSAAGCRMEEGVLPMLVLITGGKSMDAVEQAAAEMKRNRIVILAVGSRNADVAELQEIAHERDFVFQPNDFRLQFMQAILPEVLSPIRTLSGGMVIHETPSVQVTKRDIIFLLDGSLNVGNANFPFVRDFVVTLVNYLDVGTDKIRVGLVQFSDTPKTEFSLYSYQTKSDIIQRLGQLRPKGGSVLNTGSALNFVLSNHFTEAGGSRINEQVPQVLVLVTAGRSADPFLQVSNDLARAGVLTFAVGVRNADKAELEQIAFNPKMVYFMDDFSDLTTLPQELKKPITTYVSGGVEEVPLAPTESKKDILFLIDGSANLLGSFPAVRDFIHKVISDLNVGPDATRVAVAQFSDNIQIEFDFAELPSKQDMLLKVKRMRLKTGKQLNIGVALDEVMRRLFVKEAGSRIEEGIPQFLVLLAAGRSTDEVERPSGALKEAGVVTFAIKAKNADLSELERIAYAPQFILNVESLPRISELQANIVNLLKTIQFQPTVVERGEKKDVVFLIDGSDGVRRGFPLLKTFVERVVESLDIGRDKVRVAIVQYSNAIQPEFLLDAYEDKADLVSAIQALTIMGGSPLNTGAALDYLIKNVFTVSSGSRIAEGVPQFLILLTADRSQDDVRRPSVVLKTSGTVPFGIGIGNADLTELQTISFLPDFAISVPDFSQLDSVQQAVSNRVIRLTKKEIESLAPDLVFTSPSPVGVKRDVVFLVDGSRYAAQEFYLIRDLIERIVNNLDVGFDTTRISVVQFSEHPHVEFLLNAHSTKDEVQGAVRRLRPRGGQQVNVGEALEFVAKTIFTRPSGSRIEEGVPQFLVILSSRKSDDDLEFPSVQVKQVGVAPMVIAKNMDPEEMVQISLSPDYVFQVSSFQELPSLEQKLLAPIETLTADQIRQLLGDVTTIPDVSGEEKDVVFLIDSSDSVRSDGLAHIRDFISRIVQQLDVGPNKVRIGVVQFSNNVFPEFYLRTHKSKNAVLQAIRRLRLRGGYPVNAGKALDYVVKNYFIKSAGSRIEDGVPQHLVVILGDQSQDDVNRPANVISSTSIQPLGVGARNVDRNQLQVITNDPGRVLVVQDFTGLPTLERKVQNILEELTVPTTEGPVYPGPEGKKQADIVFLLDGSINLGRDNFQEVLQFVYSIVDAIYEDGDSIQVGLAQYNSDVTDEFFLKDYSSKPEILDAINKVIYKGGRVANTGAAIKHLQAKHFVKEAGSRIDQRVPQIAFIITGGKSSDDGQGASMEVAQKGVKVFAVGVRNIDLEEVSKLASESATSFRVSTAQELSELNEQVLVTLAAAMKEKLCPGTTDVTRDCDLDVILGFDVSDVGAGQNIFNSQRGLESRVEAVLNRITQMQKISCTGSRAPSVRVAIMAQSRGGPVEGLDFSEYQPELFERFQGMRTRGPYFLTAETLKSYQNKFRSAPSGSTKVVIHFTDGTDDYLDQMKTASADLRRQGVHALLFVGLDRVKNFEEVMQLEFGRGFTYNRPLRVNLLDLDFELAEQLDNIAERTCCGVPCKCSGQRGDRGLPGPIGPKGATGEIGYGGYPGDEGGPGERGPPGVNGTQGFQGCPGHRGTKGSRGFPGEKGELGEMGLDGIDGEEGDKGLPGSSGEKGFSGRRGSKGAKGERGERGDRGLRGDPGESGADNTQRGTRGQKGEIGQMGEPGPAGQRGQDGGVGRKGMAGRRGPIGVKGTKGALGQPGPAGEQGMRGPQGPPGQIGTPGIRGEQGIPGPRAGGGQPGAPGERGRIGPLGQKGEPGNPGPRGPNGQQGPRGEMGDDGRDGIGGPGPKGRKGERGFVGYPGPKGGPGDRGGAGGPGPKGNRGRRGNAGNPGTPGQKGEIGYPGPSGLKGDKGPSISQCALVQNIKDKCPCCYGPKECPVFPTELAFAIDTSSGVGRDVFNRMKQTVLRVVSNLTIAESNCPRGARVALVTYNNEVTTEIRFADARKKSSLLQQIQNFQATLTTKPRSLETAMSFVARNTFKRARSGFLMRKVAVFFSNGETRASPQLNDAVLKLYDAGVTPVFLTSRQDAVLERALEINNTAVGHAIILPTSGSQLNDTIRRLLTCHVCLDVCEPDPICGYGSQRPVFRDRRAAPTDVDTDIAFIMDSSASTTPLQFNEMKKYISHLVSNMEISSEPKISQHHARVAVLQQAPYDHETNSSFPPVKTEFSLTDYGSKEKIINYLHNQMTQLYGTMAMGSAVEHTVAHVFESAPNPRDLKVIVLMITGKMEKQELEYLREAVIDAKCKGYLFVILGIGKNVDVKNIYSLASEPNDVFFKLVSKPGELHEEPLLRFGRLLPSFIRSDFAFYLSPEIRKQCKWLQADQTPKSPGHTGQKAVYIAPNGTVTQTISTTTTLSTTFKPAASTSAHAKTTTASTMAQTRATERPTESTTVQVNATVQSQGSTAANTKATSRTTTSTTAAAASGRRRQAKMNDIQITDVTENSARLRWASPEPHNAYVFDLAITLAHDHSLVLKQNVTGTERVIGGLRSGQKYLVFITGYLKSQPKVTYTGTFSTKTPAQPKVALANMMLNAEPLEGPENDLADPCLLDFDMGMQCKDYQVVWFFDYKHKICSQGWYGGCGGNANRFETEAECNSKCLKPSAAEKAMQQPPLEKRLSPVMDICLLQKEEGTCRNFVLKWHYDLKTKSCARFWYGGCGGNENRFNTQKECEKACSPGNISPGVVTTIGT; encoded by the exons atGAGGAAGCATCGGCATTTGCCCCTTGCGGCAATACTTGGCCTCCTGCTCTCAGGCTTTTGCTCAGTTGGtgcccagcagcaagcag ctgtcAGAAACGTTGCCGTGGCTGATATAATATTTCTAGTGGATTCCTCTTGGAGCATTGGGAAGGAGCACTTCCAACTCGTTCGAGAGTTTCTGTATGATGTTGTAAAGGCTTTAGATGTGGGAGGAAATGATTTCCGTTTTGCACTGGTCCAGTTCAGCGGAAACCCACACACAGAGTTCCAGTTAAATACGTACCCCTCTAACCAAGATGTGCTCTCCCATATCGCGAATATGCCTTACATGGGGGGAGGCAGCAAGACTGGAAAAGGATTAGAGTACCTAATCGAGAACCATCTCACTAaagctgctggaagcagagcGAGTGAAGGCGTCCCCCAGGTTATTATAGTGTTAACGGACGGACAATCCCAGGATGATGTGGCTCTGCCATCATCTGTCCTTAAATCGGCCCATGTAAACATGATTGCGGTCGGCGTGCAGGATGCGGTGGAAGGGGAGTTAAAGGAGATAGCGAGCCGACCCTTCGATACCCACCTTTTCAACCTAGAGAATTTTACCGCTCTCCATGGCATAGTTGGAGACTTAGTGGCAAGTGTCCGTACCTCCATGACTCCAGAACAGGCTGGAGCCAAAGGACTGGTTAAAGACATCACAG ctCAAGAGTCTGCTGACCTTATTTTCCTTATTGACGGATCAGACAACATCGGAAGTGTCAATTTTCAAGCCATACGCGATTTCCTTGTAAATTTGATTGAAAGCCTCAGAGTTGGAGCTCAGCAGATACACATTGGGGTGGTGCAGTATAGTGATCAACCCAGAACTGAGTTCGCTTTGAACAGCTACTCCACAAAAGCGGATGTTCTGGATGCCGTGAAGGCACTCAGTTTCCGCGGTGGCAAGGAAGCTAACACTGGTGCAGCACTGGAGTATGTGGTGGAGAACCTCTTCACccaggcaggaggcagcaggatAGAGGAAGCGGTGCCTCAGATCTTAGTGCTGATAAGTGGTGGAGAGTCTAGCGATGATATCCGAGAGGGCTTGTTAGCGGTGAAGCAAGCtagtatattttcatttagcATTGGGGTCCTGAATGctgacagtgcagagctgcagcagattGCTACTGATGGAAGCTTCGCATTTACTGCCCTGGATATCCGTAACCTTGCTGCTCTTCGAGAATTATTACTGCCCAACATTGTTGGAGTGGCCCAAAGACTCATTTTGTTAGAGGCCCCAACCATTGTGACTGAAG TTATTGAAGTGAACAAGAAGGATATAGTCTTCCTGATAGATGGCTCAACAGCTCTGGGGACTGGCCCCTTTAACTCAATTCGTGATTTCGTTGCCAAAATCGTCCAAAGGCTGGAGGTTGGACCTGACCTGATCCAAGTTGCGGTGGCTCAGTATGCAGACACTGTGAGGCCAGAGTTTTATTTTaacacccatcagaacagaaAGGATGTGATGGCtaatgtgaagaaaatgaagctcaTGGGTGGTACGGCCCTCAACACTGGCTCGGCACTGGACTTTGTGAGGAACAACTTCTTCACCAGTGCTGCCGGGTGTAGGATGGAGGAAGGGGTGCTCCCCATGCTGGTACTCATCACTGGTGGTAAGTCCATGGATGCCGTTGAGcaagctgcagcagagatgaaaaggAACAGGATAGTGATCCTTGCTGTTGGGTCGAGAAATGCTGACGTGGCAGAACTCCAAGAAATTGCTCATGAGAGAGATTTTGTGTTCCAACCAAATGATTTCCGCCTTCAGTTCATGCAAGCCATTCTTCCTGAGGTGCTGTCACCCATCCGGACACTCTCCGGAGGAATGGTCATCCACGAAACACCATCAG TTCAAGTAACCAAAAGGGATATCATCTTTCTTTTGGATGGATCACTCAACGTCGGAAATGCCAACTTCCCCTTTGTGCGGGACTTTGTTGTGACTTTAGTTAACTACCTTGATGTCGGAACCGACAAAATCCGAGTTGGCTTAGTGCAATTTAGCGACACTCCTAAAACCGAGTTCTCCCTATACTCATACCAAACCAAATCAGACATAATTCAACGTTTGGGGCAGCTGAGGCCCAAGGGTGGGTCAGTGCTGAACACCGGCTCTGCACTGAACTTTGTGCTTTCGAATCACTTCACTGAAGCTGGTGGGAGCAGAATAAATGAACAAGTGCCGCAGGTCCTAGTCCTGGTGACGGCAGGGAGGTCGGCCGATCCCTTCCTGCAAGTTTCCAATGACTTAGCTCGGGCCGGAGTGCTGACTTTTGCTGTTGGAGTTAGGAATGCGGATAAGGCAGAGCTTGAACAGATTGCATTTAATCCAAAAATGGTATATTTTATGGATGATTTCAGTGATCTGACAACATTACCTCAGGAGTTAAAAAAGCCTATAACAACATATGTTAGTGGAGGTGTGGAGGAGGTTCCACTCGCCCCAACAG aaagcaagaaagacattttatTCCTGATTGATGGTTCAGCCAACCTCTTGGGTAGCTTTCCTGCTGTCCGGGACTTTATACACAAAGTCATTTCTGACCTGAACGTGGGTCCCGACGCCACGCGAGTAGCTGTGGCTCAGTTCAGTGACAACATCCAAATTGAATTTGACTTTGCTGAACTCCCATCTAAGCAAGACATGCTTCTGAAAGTGAAAAGGATGAGGTTAAAAACTGGGAAGCAGCTGAATATCGGAGTTGCGCTCGATGAAGTCATGAGGAGGCTGTTCGTGAAGGAAGCTGGAAGCAGGATTGAAGAAGGCATTCCTCAGTTCTTGGTCctcctggctgctgggaggtcAACCGATGAGGTGGAGCGACCATCGGGAGCTCTGAAGGAAGCTGGAGTTGTGACCTTTGCTATCAAAGCCAAAAATGCTGATTTATCAGAGCTGGAAAGGATAGCTTACGCCCCACAGTTCATTCTGAATGTCGAATCCCTTCCTCGGATTTCGGAGCTCCAGGCAAACATAGTGAACCTACTGAAAACTATCCAGTTTCAGCCAACAG TAGTTGAGAGAGGTGAGAAGAAGGATGTGGTGTTTCTAATCGATGGCTCGGATGGTGTCAGAAGAGGTTTCCCTCTCCTGAAGACCTTTGTGGAAAGAGTTGTTGAAAGCCTTGATATTGGCCGTGACAAGGTCCGTGTTGCCATTGTGCAGTACAGCAACGCCATACAACCTGAGTTCTTGCTGGATGCCTACGAAGACAAAGCCGATTTAGTCAGTGCCATCCAAGCGCTGACAATTATGGGAGGATCTCCTCTGAACACCGGAGCAGCCCTCGACTATCTCATCAAGAACGTGTTCACCGTATCGAGTGGCAGCAGGATAGCTGAGGGCGTCCCGCAGTTCCTGATCCTGCTCACTGCCGACCGATCCCAGGATGATGTGAGGAGGCCCTCAGTGGTCCTCAAGACGAGTGGCACAGTGCCCTTCGGCATCGGGATTGGAAATGCCGACCTCACAGAGCTTCAGACAATCTCCTTCCTCCCGGATTTTGCTATCTCTGTACCCGACTTCAGCCAGCTGGATTCAGTGCAACAGGCCGTGTCCAACAGAGTCATCCGGCTGACCAAGAAAGAAATAGAGTCTCTTGCCCCTGATCTGGTTTTTACATCACCCAGCCCAG TGGGTGTGAAGAGGGATGTTGTGTTCCTGGTCGATGGCTCCCGCTACGCCGCCCAGGAATTCTACCTCATCCGTGATCTCATTGAGAGGATAGTGAACAACCTGGATGTGGGCTTTGACACCACTCGGATTTCGGTGGTCCAGTTCAGCGAGCATCCCCATGTAGAGTTTCTTCTCAATGCCCACTCCACCAAGGATGAGGTGCAAGGTGCAGTGAGGCGGCTGCGGCCACggggtggccagcaggtgaACGTGGGGGAAGCCCTTGAATTTGTGGCAAAAACCATCTTCACCCGTCCCTCTGGGAGCCGCATAGAAGAGGGCGTCCCTCAGTTTTTGGTTATCCTCTCCTCCCGCAAGTCTGACGATGACTTAGAATTCCCATCGGTACAAGTCAAACAAGTAGGAGTGGCACCTATGGTCATAGCAAAGAACATGGATCCTGAGGAGATGGTGCAGATTTCCCTTAGCCCTGACTATGTGTTCCAAGTCTCCAGCTTCCAGGAACTGCCCAGCCTTGAACAGAAGCTGCTGGCTCCTATTGAAACCCTGACTGCAGACCAAATCAGACAACTCCTGGGAGATGTGACAACAATTCCAG ATGTTTCTGGTGAGGAAAAGGACGTAGTCTTCCTTATTGATAGCTCCGACAGCGTTAGGTCTGATGGACTTGCTCACATTCGGGATTTCATCAGCAGAATTGTCCAGCAGCTTGATGTTGGGCCAAACAAAGTGCGGATTGGAGTGGTGCAATTCAGCAATAATGTCTTCCCTGAGTTCTACTTGAGAACCCACAAGTCTAAGAATGCCGTACTGCAAGCCATCCGCCGCTTACGGCTTAGAGGAGGGTACCCCGTGAACGCTGGCAAAGCCCTGGACTACGTGGTGAAGAACTACTTCATCAAGTCTGCAGGGAGCAGGATAGAAGATGGAGTGCCCCAGCATCTAGTTGTCATCCTTGGAGATCAGTCCCAGGATGATGTCAACAGGCCTGCTAATGTGATCTCTTCAACGAGTATTCAACCTCTGGGTGTAGGAGCCAGGAATGTAGACAGGAACCAGCTGCAGGTCATCACCAATGATCCTGGCCGCGTGCTTGTAGTGCAGGACTTCACAGGACTGCCCACTTTAGAAAGAAAGGTGCAGAACATTCTTGAAGAGCTTACAGTACCTACAACAGAAGGCCCTGTATATCCAGGACCAG aaggcaAGAAGCAGGCTGACATTGTGTTTTTGCTGGATGGCTCCATCAACCTGGGAAGAGATAACTTCCAAGAGGTTCTCCAGTTCGTGTATTCTATAGTGGATGCCATCTATgaggatggtgactccatccAGGTAGGACTGGCACAGTACAACTCTGATGTCACTGATGAGTTTTTCCTCAAGGATTACTCCAGCAAACCTGAGATTTTAGACGCCATCAACAAGGTGATCTACAAAGGTGGCCGAGTGGCAAACACTGGTGCAGCCATCAAGCACCTTCAGGCAAAACACTTTGTGAAGGAGGCTGGCAGCCGAATTGACCAGAGGGTGCCTCAGATCGCCTTCATCATCACAGGGGGGAAATCTTCCGATGATGGGCAAGGTGCCTCCATGGAAGTTGCACAGAAGGGTGTCAAGGTGTTTGCAGTTGGTGTAAGGAACATCGACCTGGAGGAGGTCAGCAAGTTGGCCAGCGAGAGTGCCACGAGTTTCAGAGTGTCGACGGCTCAGGAGTTGTCTGAACTGAATGAGCAGGTCTTGGTTACATTGGCAGCTGCTATGAAGGAGAAACTGTGCCCAGGAACGACAGATGTGACAAGGG ACTGCGACTTAGACGTGATACTTGGCTTCGATGTGTCAGATGTCGGAGCCGGCCAAAACATCTTCAATTCCCAGAGAGGGCTGGAGTCCAGGGTCGAGGCTGTGCTGAACAGGATAACACAGATGCAGAAGATCAGCTGTACCGGCAGCCGGGCGCCCAGTGTCAGAGTGGCCATCATGGCCCAGTCCCGGGGGGGACCCGTGGAGGGATTGGACTTTTCTGAGTACCAGCCTGAGCTCTTTGAGAGGTTCCAAGGCATGCGCACCCGTGGGCCCTATTTCCTCACAGCCGAGACACTGAAATCCTACCAGAACAAGTTCAGATCAGCACCCTCTGGCAGCACAAAG GTGGTAATCCATTTTACAGATGGTACAGATGACTACTTGGATCAGATGAAGACTGCCTCGGCTGATTTGCGTAGACAAG GTGTCCATGCTCTCCTCTTCGTTGGCTTGGATCGAGTGAAAAACTTTGAGGAAGTGATGCAGCTGGAGTTCGGGCGGGGTTTCACCTACAACAGGCCGCTGAGAGTTAATCTCCTGGACTTGGATTTCGAGTTGGCAGAGCAGCTC GATAACATCGCAGAAAGGACGTGCTGTGGGGTCCCTTGCAAGTGCTCAGGGCAGAGAGGGGACAGAGGTCTTCCCGGCCCCATAGGACCAAAG GGTGCTACAGGTGAGATTGGCTACGGAGGCTATCCTGGCGATGAAGGAGGACCG GGTGAGCGTGGACCTCCAGGAGTGAATGGGACGCAGGGCTTCCAGGGATGCCCTGGGCACAGAGGAACCAAG GGTTCTCGGGGATTCCCAGGAGAGAAG GGCGAACTGGGAGAAATGGGTCTGGATGGCATTGATGGAGAAGAG GGAGACAAAGGCTTGCCTGGTTCCTCCGGAGAGAAGGGGTTCTCTGGCAGGAGG GGTAGTAAAGGAGCCAAAGGTGAACGAGGAGAGCGAGGTGACCGTGGGCTCCGTGGAGACCCC GGAGAGTCGGGAGCAGATAATACTCAGCGGGGAACCAGAGGCCAAAAGGGTGAAATCGGACAAATG GGAGAGCCTGGACCTGCGGGGCAGAGAGGCCAAGATGGAGGAGTTGGGAGGAAG GGCATGGCGGGACGCAGGGGGCCAATAGGAGTCAAG GGTACCAAGGGCGCGCTTGGCCAGCCAGGGCCAGCTGGAGAACAAGGCATGAGAGGACCACAG GGCCCACCTGGCCAGATTGGCACTCCAGGCATCAGGGGAGAGCAAGGCATCCCTGGGCCCAGG GCTGGTGGTGGGCAACCAGGAGCACCTGGAGAAAGGGGCAGGATTGGCCCACTGGGACAAAAG GGCGAGCCTGGAAATCCTGGACCCAGGGGACCAAATGGACAGCAAGGCCCACGAGGAGAGATG GGTGATGATGGACGAGATGGAATTGGCGGCCCAGGTCCTAAAGGCAGAAAG ggagaACGTGGCTTTGTTGGCTACCCAGGACCCAAG GGTGGACCTGGTGACCGTGGTGGTGCTGGAGGCCCCGGCCCTAAAGGAAACAGAGGCCGTAGA GGAAACGCTGGAAATCCTGGCACACCTGGTCAGAAAGGAGAGATTGGATACCCCGGACCATCT GGACTTAAAGGTGATAAAGGACCATCCATCAGT CAATGTGCTCTCGTGCAGAACATCAAAGATAAATGCC CTTGCTGCTATG GTCCCAAGGAGTGCCCTGTCTTCCCAACCGAGCTGGCCTTCGCTATTGACACCTCCTCAGGTGTCGGGAGGGATGTCTTCAACAGGATGAAACAAACCGTGCTCAGGGTGGTCAGCAACTTAACCATTGCTGAGAGCAACTGCCCTCGTGGTGCCCGCGTGGCCCTGGTCACCTACAACAATGAGGTCACCACAGAGATCCGCTTTGCTGATGCCAGGAAGAAATCAAGCCTCCTCCAGCAGATCCAAAACTTCCAGGCAACCCTGACCACAAAGCCACGCAGCCTGGAGACTGCCATGTCCTTTGTGGCCAGGAACACCTTCAAGCGTGCCCGAAGTGGGTTCCTCATGAGGAAGGTGGCTGTCTTTTTCAGCAACGGGGAGACGAGAGCCTCCCCGCAGCTCAACGATGCCGTGCTGAAGCTCTATGACGCTGGGGTCACTCCTGTGTTCCTCACCAGCAGGCAGGATGCAGTTCTCGAAAGAGCTCTGGAG ATCAACAACACAGCAGTTGGACATGCAATCATTCTTCCAACCAGCGGCAGCCAGCTGAATGACACTATCCGGAGGCTCTTGACTTGTCATGTTTGTCTGG ATGTGTGTGAACCTGATCCCATCTGCGGTTACGGCAGTCAAAGACCTGTATTCAGAGACAGAAGGGCAGCCCCGACAGATGTGGACACTGACATAGCCTTCATCATGGATAGCTCGGCCTCCACCACACCTCTGCAGTTCAACGAGATGAAGAAGTACATTTCCCACCTCGTAAGCAACATGGAAATCAGCTCTGAGCCAAAAATATCTCAGCACCACGCGAGAGTGGCAGTCCTCCAGCAAGCTCCTTATGATCATGAAACCAACTCAAGCTTCCCACCAGTGAAAACAGAGTTTTCATTAACCGATTACGGATCCAAAGAGAAGATCATCAATTACTTGCACAACCAAATGACGCAGCTCTATGGCACAATGGCGATGGGAAGCGCAGTTGAACACACAGTGGCTCATGTTTTTGAAAGTGCACCAAACCCTCGGGATCTCAAAGTCATCGTTCTCATGATAACTGGGAAAATGGAGAAACAAGAGCTGGAGTACTTGCGGGAGGCTGTAATTGATGCAAAATGCAAAGGATACTTGTTCGTTATCTTGGGCATTGGCAAGAACGTGGATGTCAAGAATATCTACAGCCTAGCTAGTGAGCCAAATGACGTGTTCTTCAAATTGGTCTCTAAGCCTGGAGAGCTTCATGAAGAACCCCTGCTACGCTTTGGGAGACTGCTGCCATCTTTTATCAGAA GTGACTTTGCTTTCTACCTATCTCCAGAAATAAGGAAACAGTGCAAGTGGCTCCAGGCTGATCAAACACCCAAGAGCCCTGGGCACACTGGACAAAAAGCAGT ATATATAGCCCCCAATGGAACCGTAACCCAAACCATAAGCACCACCACCACGCTAAGCACCACCTTCAAGCCTGCTGCAAGCACCAGTGCCCATGCCAAGACCACCACTGCCAGCACCATGGCCCAAACCAGAGCCACGGAGAGGCCCACAGAGAGCACTACTGTCCAGGTGAATGCtactgtacagagccaaggaagCACTGCTGCCAACACCAAAGCCACCAGCCGCACCACAACGAgcaccacagctgcagcagcaagcgGCAGGAGAAGACAAG CAAAGATGAATGACATCCAGATCACAGATGTCACCGAGAACAGCGCCAGGCTGCGCTGGGCCAGCCCTGAGCCACACAACGCCTACGTGTTTGATCTTGCCATCACCTTAGCACACGACCACTCTCTTGTGCTGAAGCAAAACGTAACCGGCACCGAACGTGTTATTGGGGGCCTCAGAAGTGGACAGAAATACCTCGTCTTCATTACCGGCTACCTGAAATCCCAGCCCAAAGTGACCTACACAGGGACATTCAGCACAA